The sequence GCTGACATGGCGCGAGAGATTTCGCGACGCAAGACGGAATCCTGACGAATGGCTTTCTCGCGACCTTCGACGTGAATCGTCGTGCGGCGGTCAGCGACAAGTCGGGCGAGTTCGTTTATGGTGCGAGGGAACGCAGCGTCGTTTCTTTCCTTCCGTCGAGAATCCGCGATGAAATGCCTGCCACGCGCCATCTTCGCCGCCCTCGCTTTCACCGTCGCGCAAGCCGCGCTCGCCCAGGTGCCGGGAACGGTGCAGCTCGAAGACATGACCTGGACCGAACTGCGCGACAGCATCCGGGCCGGCAAGACCACGATCCTGATTCCGATCGGCGCGACCGAGCAAAGCGGGCCGTACGTCGCGCTCGGCAAGCACAACGCGCGGGTCAGGGTATTGTCCGAGCGAATCGCGGAAGGGCTTGGCAACGCGATCGTTGCGCCCGTCATTGCCTATGTGCCGGAGGGCGGCTATGCGCCGCCGACGTCGCACATGCGCTTCCCGGGCACGATCACCGTGCCTGACGACGTCTTCGAAAAGACCCTCGAATCCGCGGCCAACAGTTTCCGGGTGCATGGCTTCACGAACATCGTGTTCCTCGGCGACCACGGCGGCTACCAGAACGACATCAAGCAGTCGGTCGCCCGGCTCAACAAGTCGTGGGCCGGCACGGGGGCGCGCGCGTTCGTGCCATCCGCGTATTACGGCACCAGTTCCGACGGTTACGACCAGATCCTGCGCGAGCACGGTGTGCCGGCCGCGGATATCGGCACGCATGCGGGGCTGGCCGACACGTCGCTGCTGCTGGCGGTCGAGCCGCGCATGGTCAGGGTCGACAAGCTGCGCAATGCCGCGAAGCCCGGCGCCGTCGACGGTGTCTATGGCGGCGATCCGCGTCATGCGAGTGTCGAACTCGGCCGGCTCGGCACCGACGCCATCGTGTCGCGCACTGTCGACGCAATCAGAAAGGAAATAGCCGGCCGCTGACGCAGCCGCGCCATCGCGCTACCTTTGCCGTCGTTCCATTCAATCGAACAGGGACATCGTCATGCAACCGCGCTTTCGCCGTCACATCCGCTTTCCCCGTTCCGCGATCGTCATCGTGGCAGCGCTGGCCGGCTTCGGTGCCCACGGGGCGATCGCGGCGTCCGCTGTCGCGGCCGTGCCCGGGATGCCGCCCGTCATCCACCCCGACAACCTGTACAGCGAGGCGCAGGCCGGCCGCATGAGCGCGGCGGTAGCGGGCGCGTTGCCGCGCATCTATGTGCCGAACCTGAGATCGAACGACGTCTACGTGATCGACCCGGCCACGTACAAGGTCGTCGACCGGTTCGCCGTCGGCCGCAGTCCGCAGCACGTCGTGCCGGCATGGGATCTGCAGACGCTGTGGGTCGCGAACAATGCGGAAGGGCGGACTGACGGCAGCCTGACGCCGATCGACCCGAAGACGGGCAAGCCCGGCCAGGCAGTGAGCGTCGACGATCCGTACAACATGTATTTCACGCCCGACGGCAAGGACGCGATCGTGGTGGCCGAGGCGCACGCGCGGCTCGACTTCCGCGACCCGAAAACGATGGCACTGAAGTCGAGCCTCGACGTGCCGCAATGCAAAGGCATCAACCATGCCGACTT comes from Burkholderia lata and encodes:
- a CDS encoding creatininase family protein, giving the protein MKCLPRAIFAALAFTVAQAALAQVPGTVQLEDMTWTELRDSIRAGKTTILIPIGATEQSGPYVALGKHNARVRVLSERIAEGLGNAIVAPVIAYVPEGGYAPPTSHMRFPGTITVPDDVFEKTLESAANSFRVHGFTNIVFLGDHGGYQNDIKQSVARLNKSWAGTGARAFVPSAYYGTSSDGYDQILREHGVPAADIGTHAGLADTSLLLAVEPRMVRVDKLRNAAKPGAVDGVYGGDPRHASVELGRLGTDAIVSRTVDAIRKEIAGR